A region of the Arachis hypogaea cultivar Tifrunner chromosome 15, arahy.Tifrunner.gnm2.J5K5, whole genome shotgun sequence genome:
ACATAATCTCATATCTTTTTTATCCTTTGAGTGAGTTAAACATTAATAAACACCTATATTTTTAATGGGTTTTGTTAAATATTACTTTAACAATACtcgttaaaagtaaaaaaaaaaaagggttttgtAGAATTCAATAAAATCCGTGTATTTATTGtcattgaaattttatttaaaaaaaatatgtatttaaaagtttaattactattaaaaaaattattaaagaaaacTCTTTTATTATCcagatacaatttttttaaataaaattagaatttagttAACTTGTGTCTAaggtaattattaataaaaattttttattttttctactttaataaataaacAACAAATGTATTATTGAAAACTTAAACtttgtctttttttaatttaaaattattagagatataaccatttatGTTGTCtccttttattagtttaaatttttgagaaaagtaatatataacaaaattgttaaaatatgtCTTTAGAGCACATATTAgttaaattcataaaaattaaaaataaatcaatttgaCATTTAATAATTAGTATACTTGTAATTAATAATGCTTTAATTATAACTACTTGGCTTTGAATAAAGTGTGCAGGACCACTttaattaaactttaaatttgCAGATAAAGCTTCTAATTTTGTAGTAGCTAGCTAGCTATATATATGTGGTTATAACATTATATGATAGGAAGGAAGTGTGATAAGTGATGACATGCATGTGAAACtaactataaatatatttattcttgTGCAGCAAAAAATAACCATAAAGATGCAATTGGATTGTGACAAATGCAGAAGCAAGGCACTCAAGCTTGCTTCTCAAGAAAAAGGTAACCACGTATTTTGTATCAACTATCaagtaattaattaatgctaTGATTTCAATTCAATAATTACTTATTATTCAGGTGTAAGCTCATTGGCATTGGAAGGTGATGATAGAGACATTTTGGTGGTGACTGGAAAAGTTGATGCGGTGTGTTTGGTTAGGATTCTTAGGAAGAAGTTTAAATGTGTAAACCTTGTGAGTGTCCATGAATTAAAGGAGAATGATGATAACAAATGCAACCAACATAATAATTCTGATCCATCTCCCAATAATTGTTCCATCATGTGACAAATTATACTGATTaagatattaatataattaatgatgataataattattatttactaGGTGTTTTCAGCTTATTATATGTTAGtagttgcaagaaattaaataaatgtacgatttatttttatcatgttctatttctttctttcaattatTATCATTTTAGAAGTTGGTTGTGATATCCTTCATTTTAATATAtccttattattaattaattaagcaaAACAGAACATGCTGAATTATTTTGCCCTAGTCACATGGAAGTGTGTCTCTTACACTTCATTATTCCATTACTTTAAATTGGTAAAATTTAATCTAATCGAAAACTAATGTGATTTTTAACTTAGTCAACTCAATTCGATTTTTCTAACAAACAGAAGAATAATTAGGTTTCTATTTCGGAAGGGTTACTTTATATTTTGGGAATAACTGAAATAATATAGCCCATAGAGAATCACCAATGAATAAAAAAGATGACAAATTTTTCAATGGGGCAAAGTAttgtttaaagaattttgatCAATTATAAGTAATAGTGTAATTTAGAGAGAGTGATGAGATGTATTCgtaaatttattagtttttaccTTTTATTCaaagttattttttgtattagTTAGATTTCAACGTTGAGTAGATATAATAAGTAGCTATAAAATAGGCATTGGTAAAAAGTATagttaattaacttttttttattaatatcagtcaattttttaattattattttaattattttaaattctaaattataaatatttaaacttaaatactaaattataaagCTAAACTTTAAAATTAGCTAATGTTAACTaaccaaaaattaatttcatcCAGATAtactttcttttaaaaaatttacatgCGTTCACACACAACAAATACAATTAAAAGACTTTCAGAACTTACCAGTTATATCTGATCATTCTCACTAAAAATGCAATGAATTTGCTAAACTAGTAATTTAAACATTATTAGATACataattatttatctatatttatctgattatttttttatctataatttaaaaatattcatgagctctcaagaatgggcagaagagtattgtatagaattcaaATTGCTCACCATATCATTTGAATCAGAGTAATTCGAACTTCCCTatgcgtaattcgaatcatgtaatatctcatcatataatttaaataattttattaaaaaattatcatgaatattttttaataaatttatttaaattataccacaaaaaaatattttattctatgcaaaataatttaaaaaatggcttaaaagatgttagaagtactataaaaatttgtaatgtcctaatgacttaggacattaaagaaatactccacatagtcactaataatttagaaattaaaaaaaaaaatatttttatcatgtatttacctaaatcactagaatattacaaacttttatagtactcataacatcttttaaaccattttttaaaattattttgtatagaataaaatatattttttaattattttgtatggaataaaatattttctttcatttctaaattattattgactatgtagagtattttatttaaaatttgagtacatgcatgtatttacctaagttattataacattacaaatttttatagtactcctaacattttttaagccattttttttaaattgttttgcataggataaaatattttttgtactataatttaaaaaaaattattaaaaaaatttattaaaaaatattcatgaactattaaaaatggacagaaaagtattgtatggaattcgaattgatagttcattaatattttaaagaagtctcgtaattaaatattttgttagctttttttaacgtatgaaataaaaatatatattttttaatttttaaattattaatttttttaataaatttttttaaataaattattaattttttaacagcataattcgaattataccatgaattactgtgtgtaattcgaaccaagctggttcgaattagtgtgtgcgtgtgtttgtgtgtaattcgaaccaaactggttcgaattatgtgtgtgtgtttgtgtgtaattcgaaccaagctggttcgaattatgtgtatgcatgtgtttgtgtataatttgaaccaagctggttcgaattatgtagaaatggaattcgaattatataaaaatatgatttggcttattgctgaaacgattttcgCTTTGGCGTATTTACGTTACATGATTCTTGTCTTGGCTTATTAAggttttttaccctttttttattaacttaaagtTGTAGGGTAAGTGATTTCATGATCACATTATTGGTTGACTTGGCTCCTCTTTATCGTCTCCATATTACAATAAAAATGAATGCTACGATATAGAAAAAAATTCCTTCTATAGCTGTAAAAAATATGTGTCGCGTTACTGTGAAAGAATCTTTCATGTAAAAGATTCCTTCTACAACCGAGTCGGGCTCTACGTGGCATGATTTTTGAATTTACCTTTTGGGCCTTGTAAAGCACTTGTAAGATAGAGTGTATTTTGATAGCTTCGAAAAAAAGAGTTTTTCTGGGCCATAAAGAACAATTTTAGATGGGTTTTAGTGTGAGCCTCAAAAAATTAGAACCTAGAGAAGAAGTTTTGTTTTTGCTGTGGATCGAAATAGCCCACTGTGTTAATAAATGGAGAATAACAAATAGTTTTCTAAGAGTTTATTTTAAATGCAGAAATGTTTTCATTCGTAAAAAAATGTAGAATTTTTGTGATGAAATCAACAGAATAATGTGGTCagtgaaattgcataaaaaaaatacaaattattttATGGTGTGGTATTTGTGATATGTTTAATTTACATATTTGACTATAATATTAGTAGGAATTTGTAGATAAAGTAATTACAAAGCGTAACTAAAAAGAGTAGCCGATGTTAATTGGTTTGAAATTAGGTAAGTGGTTTAATAAGTTGTTTGTGATAAAATTGCTTTTAAAAAAGTTATAGATTGACTCTTAGATTTGATATGTTATGGGTAAAGTAATTACTTtagtgaaaaatattttgaagatgtAAAAGTTTAAGACAATGATTAATATGTTGGGTCTAACATGCTTCATCCGTGTGCTTTAAGGCAGTGTTTGGATAGTGTTTTTGAGACACAAATACACACTAAGACATAGACACAAAATACATAGACACaaaatacacaaatttttttgttatatttggtAATGATGTACAAGACACATTGATCTTAactaaatatcatatttattcTTATCACTGCAACACCACTACCAACATTGCTTTCCACCATTACTGTCATTAATTTTTTAGCCTCAATCTAAATAACTATGAAATATCATCAAAATCTTTAATCcaataatcaaattaataattttttttatatataaaaaattaaaacaaagatccaagaaaataataataataactagtcCGCTTAAATAATAATCAGGAATTCGAACCTCATTTTGTGCATTCAGCAATCTATTATTCAACGGTAGGcctttaaatgaagctcagatccgCAACAGATTAATTTTGGCCGATCAGATTGAGAaatatcgtaaaaaaaaaaaaaaaaaaaaaaaaaaaataataataataataataataataataattacttagCAGCAAATTACAAGTTAAAaccacttaaaaaaataaaaataaaattaaacaaatgaaAACCACAAATTTAATACACACAAATAATTGAATGGGTTAATTTCCAATcacctaataaaaataaaattttaacccTAGAGAAATCAGTTATgcctatttaatataaataaaaaatttcaaaaaaaatataaattaaaaaatattatttatcataATCATTAATCTAATAAATTATAGGATAAACATATTTGGCTATGTTTAatgaaagtttaaattttatgttttcacCAATGAACTATAGTTTAAATAGTATAGTTTTTTTATACTCATCTAAAAGTTGTAAGTTCAAATTTCACTCttaactttagaaaaaaaaattaaaaatttggattttgacttgttttattttatttaaatttttttcaagtggtTTTAACTTGTAATTTGCTCCtaagttgttgttattattattattattatttcctaaGCCAAATAACACTTTCATTAAACTCAActtctttttttatgttattccaTGGACTCATAAGGTTCATTAACAACCCAAACCCATTCATTTACCAAAACTTGCGAGTCAACACCAAAAAAGCCCAAAAGCTTAATCATGACCACTAATTTCACATAATTAAGAACCAAACAGCCGACAAGACCTGCAACATCTGAACGTAATGCAGCAGCTGCATCATTTAATGGAACAATTTTTACACGCGTTGATGTCTGTCAACAGTCACATCTCTTCAGCACATGCtgaaaaaaaataagtaacaaaacACCTGTATAATGAGTAGTACCATCTACTATTTCTTAAAGGAAAGTTCTATGGTGTGGATGGGCAAAAAAAACCACACCTGTGGATATTATGTGGCAAGCTTCATATGTTAACACGTTTTGCTTGGGCATAGTGAGAAGTTTAGTTGATGGGACAGTTGGTCAGGGAGAGGCAGTGGGTTTGTAGCGGTACTGCACACTGCAACAAAGTTAATAAGTTTAATTAGATGTTAATTTTTTTGGTATGTTGGAATTATTGGgtaagtttaatttttttctgtCTATGTGGCCAGGAGTGGGTTTTGGGCTTggatcatatttttttatttgcaagTGTGTAGAACAAAATTTCTCTTTGATAAAAGTTAGAGAAAGATAACATTAAAAAGGAAGTGGGCTATAATTATTTTTGGACTTGTCTGGGTTAACCGATTTTTTAATTTGCAAGGATTGTGGCTAAGCTTATTTAACTGCTGTTTTGTTAGGGTGTTCTCATAATATGTGACATATGTTACTAATAAGACAGTAAATAAGTATTTAAgacaagaaataatttttttattattttgtaaaaGTTCTATTTTATTAGTGTGTTGTAAGTAATTATTTGTGCAGCATAACAAAACATATGTCACATATTTGTAAGTAATTATTTGTACAGCATAATTATTTAAGACAAGTTTAATTATTTCTTGTCTTAAATACTTATTTACTGTCTTATTAGTAACATATGTCACATATTATGGGAACACCCTAACAAAACAGCAGTTAAATAAGCTTAGCCACAATCCTTGCAAATTAAAAAATCGGTTAACCCAGACAAGTCTAAAAATAATTATAGCCCACTTCCTTTTTAATGTTATCTTTCTCTAACTTTTATCAAGAAGAAATTTTGTTATGCACActtgcaaataaaaaaatatgatccAAGCCCAAAACCCACTCCTGGCCACATAGACAGAAGAAAAATTAAACTTGCCCAATAGTCCCAACATACCAAAAAAATTAACATCTAATTAAACTTATTAACTTTGTTGCAGTGTGCAGTATCGCTGCAAACCCACTGCCTCTCCCTGACCAACTGTCCCATCAACTAAACTTCTCACTATGCCCAAGCAAAACGTGTTAACATATGAAGCTTGCCACATAGTATCCACAGGTGTGGTTTTTTTGCCCATCCACACCATAGAACTTCCCTTTCTTAAAACGAGTATTCGATATCTATGGATATATCCGATGTGGGTATGGATTTTTTTCGTGTGTTAAAGAATaagaataaacaaaagaaaatacactaaatatttaGCCAAAGCATTAGCAATTTGGTTGACATCTCTTTGAATTAGATTGATTTCTGTTCTCCAATTCTAGCTTAAGACCTCTTTGATTTTAGTCACTAAATCATTATCAGAACTTTGCACTTAGTTGTTTCTatcattaacaaggataaaagcATCCAAACAGTCCGTCTTGCAAGTGATTTCTCTAAACCCAGCTTTCCATGCTAGAATTAGCCCTCTCCAAATTAAAAAAAGCTCGCTTCAAAAAATAGTAACAAGTGATAAAGAACCAGCACAACCACCCAACCAAGAGCCATTATAAGTGTGTATGGATCtaaaattgattattatattaatagcatagaaaataatttaaatgtCAAAAAAATGAGTTCGGACTTAATTGTgctattcatttttttttgtgacaattGTGCTCTTCATTTTGAGTGGTTAGTTTATAGTATACATTAgcattcttatttttctgttattttgttTTCGTACATAGCAGGGACATGTCTactaataaatgaaataaaattagtcttatttaaaaaaaattgtcccatcctaataaaattaactaataaaattttgttatttgtataattattttaataaaataattaaaaataatataaaatttaaataaactaagactaaatattaaaataataaatttatgatatatgttttttcaaatattaattagtaatatgatatttttgtataattcaaaacgAAATTAAACGAAAGGAGTTGCTCTTACACTGTTGGGCACACTCGGAAAGTTAATTACACCCACCAATATTTCCGGAGCGTAACTTGCACGTACCCAAAAATGCTTCAGACCAAAATCCGAAGTTAACTTAAAACCATCCCTCAAATTCTGAAAACACTTTACCAAAACCGAACATCGAACGAACTTCACTCCCATTTCCCAACTCCCCAACTTCATTTCTTCAGTAATTCaaccagaaagaaaaagaagatactactaataataaaaccctaaatccccaaatCCAATTCAACAAAACCCTAATTTACCCCTCCGATTCTCGCATCTCCATGGTGTGAAGTGCGAACTGAGGCGTATTCAATTGCTCCCACAATCAGCGGTTTGAAGAATGTCACAAAACGACCGCCCGGAGGCGCCGTCCCCGGCGACAGCCGCAAACGGCTCCGCGGCGGCGAAGGCGGAGAATCCACCTGCGAGGGCGTTGGTTTCTTCGAGCTTGAGGCTGAGGCTGAATCCGAACAAGGAGCACAAAGCGGAGGAGTACGAAGACTTGCAATTGGAGTACTGCCCAGCGGTTTTCACCGCGCTGGAGAGGTACCTTCCGCCGAACATGCTCAATGTTCGTCGCGAACACAAGGCCAAGTTCATGCACGACATTCTAGCCAAGTATATGCCCCGCGCAGAGCAGACCAGAGTATGgtgcttctttctttctttcttttttgtttttgttttgtttaagtataagctttttatttttcggttaattTCGTTTGTGGTTTGAAACATCAAAACGTACATATTTGCCCCTGTTGAAAGTTTGTGGTTCAAACATCAAAACGTACATGCATTACTATAGTTTTTCATAAAATATTAGGTAGTTGCTGTGCTCAGAATAGACAATTAGTCATGACAATCTTATGCATGCAGTTTTATATTCTATAGTACTAATTATAATTAAGTTGTAAAATGCATCATCACATCATTGTTATTACCATTTAGTTTTATGGTTATTATTTCTTTTGTTACTTTGTCTTCCACAAAATTTCATGACTGTTTAAATTTTCATTGGCAGATACAAAAGCTAAGAGCATACAGACTGAGGATAATAGCAAATTATCGGGTATGCGGCGATAACCGAACTTTTAACTTTTACTGTTCTTTTTGTATGCTTTTGTGGACCTGGAGTTGATTTTGAACCTGAAATGAATATTTCTGGAGACGGAAGTGGAAGAAGGAAAGAATGtcacataaattatttttttttaaattgagaaTGTATAATAAATTACGATGCTTGAATCTGAAAATAAATTCTACTTCCTATTATAATGAACCTCTAGTTTGGCTGAATTGCGAATATGCTAACTGTAGAATCCTACTTCCTATCTTGTCTTTCGTTACTCTAGTAGCCATAATATGAGGTTAAAGTTTCTCTTGATCCCACTAAATGTATGGCATCGGTGTATTAGGCATTTTCTCCATCTTTGAAGGAAAGGATTTCGATAAACATGATAATCAAATATGCTATAACTGAATAAATTATTACTTACATCAAAATTGCAAGGATTAAGGCTCGATGGAGTTTGTAATACAAAAGAACTTCTGTCCTTTTTAATTGTAGATGTGCTGTACTGTAATGACAATTGTCTTTCCACCTCCCTGTCCCTTTCTTGTGGTAATTTTTAGCAAGACTGACAGGTTTTCTATCCCAATTTTGCAGCCTCGTTTCCGAGAATTGTATACTCTGAATCCTACGGCATTCTTTGTCCCAGCATTTCTGAATGCAATTAATGAAAATACAGAACAAAGCTTTAGAAGGATAATATCCGAGCCTTCTCCAGGCATTTTTATATTTCAAATGCTACAACCACGCATTTGTGAGTTATTCCTCTCTGAGGTACATTACAATGTTAACCATCACTACCTGTCATATATACCATACTAGAAATTAGAATGTGCGCTTGGATTGACTTCTTGAAAGGAAAAAATTACTCTTTTCATCCTCCCCCTCCCAAATATAAGtgtaacccccccccccccccaaaaaaaaaaaaaaaacaaaaagaaaaaaacattcacacacacacacacacaaattcttttataaatttttaagggTGTTTGGATAGAATCATGTTTACCAAAaagtaattttaatatacaaagcAATAAGCTAGTAATATTTTGCGGGGTTTTGAATGAATTGTTTATTAAAACAAGGTACTTTCTCAAAAGACAATCCAAATGCATATATGCATATCCTTGAttgtattcttttattttttacacgTTATGTAACTTCGTCTTGGTGTCCAGATTGAAAATGTTGAGAAGTTTGTAGCTGAAACAAAATTCCGTATCATGCGTCCCAATATCATGAATAAGTATGGCGTTGTGCTTGATGACTTTGGCTTTGGACCAATGCTTGAGAAACTTATGGAAGGTTTTATTCGACCACTGTCTCGAGGTGAACGTTGTGATTGATAGTCAGGATGATTTGTTGGAATTTGTTCTTTAGAAATGACTATCCtgcttattgatttttttatttaaaatctttttcaatttccgtTGTTTGGTTCGTGCTAGAGAAATGTGTTCAATtacttcttttgtttatttttatacaGTCTTGTTTCCCGAAATTGGATCATCGCTGGATTCTCATCATGGATTTGTCGTTGAATATGGTAAAGATAAAGCTGTTGACATGGGTAAGGGAACCTCCTGATcagtatttattttttgtttttttgcaaTTCCATAGGTCACCTGGATTATATTTGATGTTTATACTGAAGAAGGCTAGTATCTTAAAACATTTTATTCTTACTGTTATCATTTATTAATCTCTTCCGTTATAAAAATTTCGATGAACCAATTTATGCTTTTGTAGAAATTCCAAATTCAAACTAAGCTTGGATTCCTATTCCTATAGCAGCCAATTTATCTGCATTGGATGTTTCAATAGAAAGAGTCTTGCATTTGTACTTTCGCAGGTTTTCATGTCGATGACTCAGAAGTAACCTTAAATGTTTGCCTGGGCAAGGAATTTTCTGGAGGGGAATTGTATTTTCAGGGCACAAGATGTGAGAAACATGTAAATACATCAACCTATACAGAGGTAAGTCTTAGTGGTATTAGGAAGATTTTATGCTtaatttcttctctctttttccaaTTTCACCATGAGTATGCAAGGATCTACTTTCACTAAAGGGGCAGTGCATTTTAAGAAACAAATCTCATTTTAAGTTTCTGCGAGACTGTTAGCTTGATGAACTGTGGGTTTGGTTAACACAAAGGGGGATTTTGCATTAAATTGCAAAGAGACTTATACTCTTCATGTGTGTTTTTGCTGTATGTATTTCTGTTTTTTTCATTATATGTATACCGGCATATGTTAGCTTTGATAGTGCTGATGAATCCAGATGAAATTATTCATTTTGGGTTCATATTGTGACAATGTACTATTTTTAAGGAGATTTATGGACCATTGCTTGTTGCTATTTTTCATAGGTGGTTGTACACTTTTCTTATGGAGTCCATTATTTGAAAGCAGGAGTACTTTGACTATTCCCATAAACCTGGACGAGCTGTGCTTCATCGAGGTCGCCATCGCCGTGGTGCCAAAGCTACAACATCTGGCCATCGTGTCAACCTACTTCTGTGGTGCAGAAGGTTTGTTTGCTTATAGATTGGCCTCCATGCAAATTTGGTTTGTCCCgtaatttctttcttttcaaataaaataaaattttataatagcaAATAGCACCAGTCTTTGCTCGTGTTTCATACATCACAGTCCCACCCTTGTCATCATTGGTTTGAGATGAGAAGTTGCATGCATGTCTACCAGCAACTCATTTGGATTGCGATATTGAAATTCTGTTTtgcatttttattatattacCCTTAATTTTTGCTTGAATGGATTAGTCAATTCAAAGGTATGTCACTCTCCATTTTGTTGAATTAATGGTTGCATTATTTCTGTGTAGCTCTG
Encoded here:
- the LOC112751055 gene encoding 2-oxoglutarate and iron-dependent oxygenase domain-containing protein CP2, with the protein product MSQNDRPEAPSPATAANGSAAAKAENPPARALVSSSLRLRLNPNKEHKAEEYEDLQLEYCPAVFTALERYLPPNMLNVRREHKAKFMHDILAKYMPRAEQTRIQKLRAYRLRIIANYRPRFRELYTLNPTAFFVPAFLNAINENTEQSFRRIISEPSPGIFIFQMLQPRICELFLSEIENVEKFVAETKFRIMRPNIMNKYGVVLDDFGFGPMLEKLMEGFIRPLSRVLFPEIGSSLDSHHGFVVEYGKDKAVDMGFHVDDSEVTLNVCLGKEFSGGELYFQGTRCEKHVNTSTYTEEYFDYSHKPGRAVLHRGRHRRGAKATTSGHRVNLLLWCRSSVFREVKRYQTDCSSWCGECSKVKKESQCSRITSTKSALLAKEGESTSK